A region from the Pontixanthobacter aestiaquae genome encodes:
- a CDS encoding ribonuclease T2 family protein, whose amino-acid sequence MPNAISVPKVTPQSKPRRLPVTSYTFALSWSPEFCKGREMQARHRTQCSRRNGRFGFVAHGLWPESRGSWPQWCSAARTVPPAEARRNMCMMPSARLIASQWAKHGSCMTRKPETYFKVTRILWKSLSFPGMDALSRDEELTAGKLRDAFVKANPAWPRSAVGIDLNRRGWLEELRLCYGKNFMPKACDRRRFGPGDSTKVKIWRGL is encoded by the coding sequence ATGCCTAACGCGATCTCGGTTCCCAAGGTTACACCGCAGTCCAAACCGCGCCGCTTGCCCGTGACCAGCTATACCTTCGCTCTCAGTTGGTCGCCCGAGTTCTGCAAAGGGCGCGAGATGCAGGCGCGGCATCGGACACAATGCTCTCGCCGGAATGGGCGATTTGGGTTTGTAGCCCACGGCTTGTGGCCGGAAAGCCGGGGCTCTTGGCCACAATGGTGCTCAGCGGCGCGCACCGTTCCGCCCGCTGAAGCGCGTCGCAACATGTGTATGATGCCCTCCGCCCGTCTGATCGCCAGCCAATGGGCCAAACATGGCAGCTGCATGACGCGCAAGCCGGAGACCTATTTCAAAGTCACCCGCATTTTGTGGAAATCGCTCAGCTTTCCGGGAATGGATGCGCTTTCCCGTGATGAGGAGCTAACCGCAGGCAAGCTACGCGATGCGTTTGTTAAGGCCAATCCAGCATGGCCGCGTTCAGCGGTTGGCATCGACTTGAACCGGCGCGGATGGCTTGAGGAATTACGCCTCTGCTACGGTAAGAACTTCATGCCGAAGGCTTGTGACAGAAGGCGCTTCGGGCCAGGCGATTCAACCAAAGTGAAGATCTGGCGCGGGCTTTAG